One segment of Phragmites australis chromosome 13, lpPhrAust1.1, whole genome shotgun sequence DNA contains the following:
- the LOC133889747 gene encoding uncharacterized protein LOC133889747: MRTSAVAFVASLLLLLATRAHGIRLERRLHGAINSKEMGDAKSGEASIGYSVNKHCTPDGHCSGKVKNPLTHAETSAAKNQITERNGHTSVAEATSHKAEVASHGSQEEAASVVRGAGAPRQRQTYPDILDIAGMDYSPATRKPPIHN, encoded by the exons ATGAGGACTTCTGCTGTGGCCTTTGTTGCGTCTCTTCTCCTACTACTGGCTACAAGAGCACATG GAATCAGGCTAGAGAGGCGGttacatggagcaatcaacagcAAG GAGATGGGCGATGCGAAGTCCGGCGAAGCATCCATTGGTTACTCGGTGAACAAGCACTGCACTCCCGATGGGCATTGCTCAG GAAAGGTGAAAAACCCACTGACGCACGCTGAGACGAGTGCAGCCAAGAATCAG ATCACCGAGAGGAACGGTCACACAAGTGTCGCCGAGGCCACGTCTCACAAAGCGGAGGTGGCGAGCCACGGTTCCCAAGAGGAAGCAGCGTCCGTCGTCCGCGGCGCGGGCGCGCCGCGGCAGCGGCAGACATACCCCGACATCCTCGACATTGCCGGAATGGATTACTCACCGGCCACAAGAAAACCTCCCATCCACAACTGA